A genomic window from Leptolyngbya sp. BL0902 includes:
- a CDS encoding type II CAAX prenyl endopeptidase Rce1 family protein: protein MNRLGLWSRLVLMIPRRTQQPCLKSTWKHCRWGLLTLLTALLCLAWGGFGPMTAAMVAQVPDTPAITTPGLGNPSPDSPSPDSPNLGNPNQHTPTTESPDIWTTPLPIQPATPQNYRPVADWAGRLILPDQTAAEAEDRDWVWMEVLTSPDTAWVGQRVRLQWQETPETDAFLALVTRGILFNDAALESIAKGIVHPTRLNGWARVGPLQSLAGTRPQDDMLVALPPVAVGNPDPAGNPVLLIDEMPTQIPERFYGLVQILGPAEGYPAPDQCPGQAVCPSDFVQVQHYNPASQAFDGPTETVHLPQVPAHPKTGVFSSTPQALAQSPAGAAGWYLYGSPDATGTLVVRAIMPRRLFQLQPQQVLVGQVQGLNRIRFGNWRRTPQRKGTLESVLVKAQDGSPPAPTWAVGDRLLLLHLFGGIGGELAEPRSVPGTVTGHFAFGLGEVVTDPFTQEPQIRVIYDQVYSHNAQGIVAGRTLWAEYSGNLKRGWLGTRPIVDALVLLPALSHTYRLGDLTFSPLAELDRQLMVMMARYRTGDGTGASIVTPAQSCVQDSSQALYETIRVLRNQVSGSPAAQDWLTSHPDDPQTALFRDLVALGQRLQGQLVPLGIVRPDWRDNASVLTGIEGTPSVADPASAFANQTTWLNNLLSWRTVIPRVAHDNMTAIFLQQGGDLWFLNTYQVGGEDPTILPLAATPLFGEFVVVPVVFSRLIESLAPPSRWDVVIALLGLGIFGLAQSHLPRPIAPTNPTLAAALLALISPVLWQELVFRVLLLPHPTEGVRPSIIGLWTMISLGLWLIYHHLRQRSTSVTPLFTLARPMIVGALATVMYLATGSLGLVMGFHWGTWWLRDVRGKLAV from the coding sequence ATGAACCGCCTTGGTCTTTGGTCTCGCCTTGTCCTGATGATCCCACGACGGACTCAGCAGCCCTGCCTAAAATCGACCTGGAAGCACTGTCGTTGGGGACTTTTGACCCTGCTGACGGCACTGCTTTGCTTGGCCTGGGGCGGGTTTGGGCCAATGACAGCGGCAATGGTGGCCCAAGTTCCTGATACGCCAGCGATCACAACTCCAGGGTTGGGGAACCCAAGCCCAGACAGTCCAAGCCCAGACAGTCCAAACCTAGGGAACCCAAATCAGCACACCCCAACCACCGAGTCCCCTGATATCTGGACGACGCCCTTACCGATTCAACCCGCAACACCCCAGAACTATCGCCCCGTGGCCGACTGGGCCGGACGGCTGATCTTGCCGGATCAAACCGCTGCCGAAGCCGAAGATCGAGACTGGGTCTGGATGGAGGTTTTGACCAGTCCCGATACGGCCTGGGTTGGCCAACGGGTACGGCTGCAATGGCAGGAAACGCCGGAAACCGATGCGTTTTTGGCCCTGGTCACTCGCGGAATTCTCTTTAACGACGCAGCCCTAGAGAGCATCGCCAAGGGCATTGTGCATCCCACTCGGCTGAATGGCTGGGCCAGGGTGGGGCCGCTGCAATCCTTGGCGGGCACTCGGCCCCAGGACGATATGCTGGTGGCGCTGCCTCCGGTTGCGGTGGGGAACCCAGACCCAGCGGGCAACCCCGTCCTGTTGATCGACGAAATGCCGACCCAGATTCCAGAGCGGTTCTATGGCCTGGTGCAAATTCTGGGGCCAGCCGAGGGGTATCCTGCCCCGGATCAGTGTCCTGGTCAGGCGGTGTGTCCCAGCGATTTTGTGCAGGTACAACACTACAACCCCGCCAGCCAAGCCTTTGATGGCCCCACGGAAACCGTCCATCTGCCCCAGGTGCCCGCCCATCCCAAGACCGGGGTGTTTTCATCGACGCCCCAAGCCTTGGCCCAGTCTCCCGCTGGAGCGGCGGGCTGGTATCTCTATGGTTCCCCCGATGCCACGGGCACCTTGGTGGTGCGGGCCATCATGCCCCGACGGCTGTTTCAGCTTCAGCCCCAGCAGGTCTTAGTAGGGCAGGTTCAGGGGCTCAACCGCATTCGCTTTGGCAACTGGCGACGGACGCCCCAGCGCAAGGGAACGCTGGAATCGGTGCTGGTGAAAGCCCAGGATGGATCCCCGCCAGCGCCCACCTGGGCCGTGGGAGATCGTCTGCTGCTGCTGCATCTCTTTGGTGGCATTGGGGGCGAACTGGCGGAACCGCGCTCGGTACCGGGCACCGTCACGGGGCACTTTGCCTTTGGCCTGGGGGAGGTCGTCACCGATCCCTTCACCCAAGAGCCGCAGATTCGGGTGATTTACGACCAAGTCTATTCCCACAATGCCCAGGGAATTGTGGCAGGTCGCACCCTGTGGGCGGAATATAGCGGCAACCTCAAACGGGGCTGGCTGGGCACCCGTCCCATCGTTGATGCGCTGGTGCTGTTGCCCGCCCTCAGCCACACCTATCGGCTGGGCGATCTCACCTTCTCGCCCCTAGCCGAACTAGATCGGCAGCTCATGGTGATGATGGCCCGCTACCGCACTGGAGACGGCACTGGGGCCTCCATCGTCACCCCGGCCCAGTCCTGTGTGCAAGATTCCAGCCAAGCCCTCTACGAAACCATCCGGGTGCTGCGGAACCAGGTCAGCGGTTCTCCCGCCGCCCAAGACTGGCTGACCAGCCATCCCGACGATCCCCAAACGGCCTTGTTTCGAGACCTGGTGGCCCTGGGTCAGCGCTTGCAAGGGCAACTGGTGCCTCTGGGCATCGTGCGACCCGACTGGCGCGACAATGCCTCCGTCCTCACCGGAATTGAGGGCACACCATCCGTCGCCGACCCCGCCAGCGCCTTTGCCAACCAAACCACCTGGCTCAATAACCTGCTGAGTTGGCGCACGGTGATTCCCCGCGTGGCCCACGACAACATGACCGCCATTTTCCTTCAGCAGGGCGGCGACCTCTGGTTTTTGAACACCTACCAAGTGGGCGGCGAGGATCCCACCATCCTGCCTCTCGCTGCCACGCCGCTGTTTGGGGAGTTTGTCGTTGTTCCCGTCGTCTTTTCCCGGCTGATCGAGTCCCTTGCTCCGCCCTCTCGCTGGGACGTTGTGATAGCGCTGCTGGGCCTAGGAATCTTCGGCCTTGCCCAATCCCACCTACCACGCCCCATCGCCCCAACGAACCCGACCCTCGCCGCCGCCCTGCTGGCTCTGATCAGCCCTGTCCTCTGGCAAGAACTCGTGTTTCGGGTGCTGCTGCTGCCCCACCCCACCGAGGGCGTGCGTCCCTCCATAATTGGCCTCTGGACGATGATCAGCCTGGGGCTCTGGCTGATCTACCACCACTTGCGGCAGCGATCTACCTCAGTAACGCCGCTCTTCACCTTGGCCCGCCCCATGATCGTGGGTGCCCTGGCCACCGTGATGTACCTAGCCACCGGATCCCTAGGGCTGGTGATGGGCTTCCACTGGGGAACCTGGTGGTTGCGGGATGTCCGGGGCAAGTTGGCGGTGTAG
- a CDS encoding lipid-A-disaccharide synthase, giving the protein MGNDTKTPLGDGSPGIDLLILSNGPGEISTWVRPVVQALRARVDDPDLLRISVVLSPCTNASGREAAMAAQIPGVDRVQGAAHFFPFLLAGKTAENWDWRPQGVVLFLGGDQVYPVILGRRLGYRTVIYAEWEARWHRWVDGIACMTPNIVEAAPAPFRHKCQVIGDLMADVAPSTAGLANLRDTLNLQPDEVLVGIMPGSKANKLSVGLPFCLATAEAIRRQYPQARFVIPVAPLLPLETLAQFADAHQNPDTQLFEGCTTAELVVAPDRLPVLRNANGLEVMLWQPHPAYEVMSQFQLCITTVGANTAELGALGVPMMVLLPTQKLSVMKAWDGIPGLLANLPLVGDAFAKGINTVILRQIYKEGRLFAWPNLWAKAEIVPELIGPLRPQAVADQAVGYLTQPHTLAAIRENLRAVRGPAGAAARLADIVLALAQDHP; this is encoded by the coding sequence ATGGGAAATGACACCAAAACACCGCTAGGGGATGGATCTCCAGGGATCGATCTGCTGATTTTGTCGAATGGGCCGGGGGAAATTTCGACCTGGGTGCGGCCTGTGGTGCAGGCGTTACGGGCGAGGGTGGACGATCCCGACCTGCTGCGTATTTCTGTGGTGCTGTCCCCTTGTACCAATGCCTCCGGGCGCGAGGCGGCGATGGCGGCGCAGATTCCAGGGGTGGATCGGGTGCAGGGGGCGGCGCACTTTTTCCCGTTTTTGCTGGCGGGCAAAACCGCTGAAAACTGGGACTGGCGGCCCCAGGGTGTTGTCCTGTTTCTAGGTGGCGATCAAGTCTATCCGGTGATTTTGGGCCGACGCCTGGGCTACCGCACGGTGATCTATGCCGAATGGGAGGCCCGCTGGCATCGCTGGGTGGATGGCATCGCTTGTATGACGCCGAACATTGTGGAGGCGGCTCCGGCCCCGTTTCGGCATAAGTGCCAGGTGATTGGCGACCTGATGGCCGATGTGGCCCCATCCACGGCAGGCTTGGCCAACCTGCGCGACACCCTCAACCTCCAGCCCGACGAGGTGCTGGTGGGCATCATGCCCGGTTCTAAGGCCAACAAACTGAGCGTGGGCCTGCCCTTCTGCCTAGCCACCGCCGAGGCCATCCGCCGCCAATATCCCCAGGCGCGGTTTGTGATTCCTGTGGCCCCGCTGCTGCCCCTCGAAACCCTAGCCCAGTTTGCCGATGCCCACCAAAATCCAGATACCCAGTTATTCGAGGGCTGCACTACCGCTGAGTTAGTGGTTGCGCCGGATCGGTTGCCTGTGCTTCGCAATGCCAACGGGCTGGAGGTGATGTTGTGGCAGCCGCACCCCGCCTATGAGGTGATGAGCCAGTTTCAGTTGTGCATTACCACCGTGGGGGCCAACACCGCCGAACTAGGGGCCTTGGGCGTGCCGATGATGGTGCTGCTGCCCACCCAAAAGCTCTCGGTGATGAAGGCGTGGGACGGCATTCCGGGTCTGTTGGCCAACCTGCCCCTGGTGGGGGATGCCTTTGCGAAGGGCATCAACACCGTGATTTTGCGGCAAATTTATAAAGAAGGTCGCCTGTTTGCGTGGCCCAACCTGTGGGCCAAGGCGGAAATTGTGCCAGAACTGATCGGCCCCCTCCGCCCCCAAGCCGTTGCCGACCAGGCCGTGGGCTACCTCACCCAGCCCCACACCCTAGCGGCCATCCGGGAAAACCTCCGGGCCGTCCGTGGCCCCGCCGGAGCCGCCGCCCGTCTCGCCGACATCGTTTTAGCCCTTGCCCAGGATCACCCATGA
- a CDS encoding CPBP family intramembrane glutamic endopeptidase, with translation MTPPPSPSMEPLTRSQVLVAMGVTAVVLLIIAKAWLYFEPSKQLPLTFSWRDGGLGMALGLGITLASAAIYEVWGHYRKSADEYLSIVLKPLYWPDLLWLGLLPGLSEELLFRGVMLPAIGLNGLGILVSGASFGVLHLSSLQQWPYVAWATAIGVLLAISAVATGNLLVPIVAHVMTNLVSSVVWKLRQTGPTL, from the coding sequence GTGACTCCGCCCCCCAGCCCTTCTATGGAACCGTTGACCCGATCCCAGGTGTTGGTGGCCATGGGTGTGACCGCTGTGGTGCTGCTGATTATCGCCAAGGCATGGCTTTATTTTGAGCCATCCAAACAACTGCCCCTCACCTTCTCCTGGCGCGATGGGGGGCTAGGCATGGCGCTGGGGCTGGGGATTACCCTGGCCAGTGCCGCCATTTACGAGGTTTGGGGCCACTATCGCAAAAGCGCCGATGAGTATCTGTCCATTGTGCTCAAGCCCTTATACTGGCCGGATTTACTGTGGTTGGGGCTGCTCCCTGGCCTCAGCGAAGAACTGTTGTTTCGGGGCGTCATGCTGCCCGCCATTGGCCTCAACGGGCTGGGCATTCTGGTGTCGGGGGCCAGCTTTGGGGTGCTGCACCTCAGCAGTTTGCAACAGTGGCCCTACGTGGCGTGGGCCACTGCCATTGGGGTGTTATTGGCCATCAGTGCCGTGGCAACCGGAAACTTATTGGTGCCCATTGTGGCCCATGTGATGACAAATTTGGTGTCTAGCGTGGTGTGGAAACTGCGCCAGACTGGCCCAACTTTGTAG
- a CDS encoding ABC transporter ATP-binding protein: MSNVVSSPAANSQPQAVVIETQDLGKAYRTGFWLNQRITSLQHCSLTIYQGETFGLLGPNGAGKTTLLKTLLGIIRPTTGQAQLFGHPLGDQAVKRRLGYLPENPYFYDFLTGWEFLQYTAGLFGLSAAARQRRIVELLDLVGLSQEAAKKKQLRQYSKGMLQRIGIAQALVNDPDLVFLDEPMSGLDPTGRFQVREIILALKREGKTIFFNSHILSDVEVICDRIAILDQGNLVCVGHLSDLLGTADQYQVKGRGGQFSQLDPWLDNLEVQGNLWHGHLSGNPYPFVQQLAQMGAELISLQQARPSLEEFFMAQIHQRRKQASSSHSPQP, translated from the coding sequence ATGAGCAACGTTGTGTCCTCTCCTGCGGCCAATTCCCAGCCACAGGCCGTGGTAATTGAAACCCAGGATTTGGGCAAAGCCTATCGCACCGGGTTTTGGCTGAACCAGCGGATTACCTCGCTCCAGCACTGTTCCCTCACCATTTACCAGGGAGAAACCTTTGGCCTGCTTGGCCCCAACGGGGCTGGGAAGACGACGCTGCTCAAAACCCTGCTGGGCATTATTCGCCCCACCACAGGGCAGGCTCAGTTGTTTGGGCACCCCCTGGGCGATCAAGCCGTGAAACGACGGTTGGGCTATCTCCCCGAAAATCCCTACTTCTACGACTTTTTAACCGGGTGGGAATTTTTGCAGTACACCGCCGGACTGTTTGGCCTCTCTGCCGCTGCCCGTCAGCGGCGCATCGTCGAACTTTTAGACCTAGTTGGACTATCTCAGGAGGCGGCCAAGAAGAAGCAACTGCGGCAATATTCCAAAGGGATGCTGCAACGCATTGGCATTGCCCAAGCCCTTGTTAACGACCCAGATTTGGTTTTCTTAGATGAACCGATGTCGGGCCTTGATCCCACCGGACGCTTCCAGGTACGGGAAATTATTTTGGCTCTCAAACGGGAGGGCAAAACCATCTTTTTCAACAGCCACATTTTGTCGGATGTGGAGGTAATTTGTGATCGCATCGCCATTTTGGATCAGGGGAATTTGGTCTGTGTAGGCCACCTCAGTGACCTGCTCGGTACAGCCGACCAATATCAGGTGAAGGGTCGGGGCGGACAGTTCAGTCAGCTTGATCCTTGGCTAGACAACCTAGAGGTGCAGGGAAATCTGTGGCATGGTCATCTCAGCGGCAACCCCTACCCATTTGTGCAGCAGCTTGCCCAAATGGGGGCTGAACTCATTTCTCTACAGCAGGCCCGCCCTAGCCTAGAGGAATTTTTTATGGCTCAAATTCATCAGCGCCGGAAACAGGCATCGTCCAGCCATTCTCCCCAGCCTTAA
- a CDS encoding aldehyde oxygenase (deformylating): MAMQSLETETIFDYQSESYKDAYSRINAIVIEGEQEAYDNYRKLAESLPDHGEELLRLAKMENRHMKGFQACGKNLAVTPDMDFAREFFAQLHRNFQQAWAEGKIVTCLLIQSLIIETFAISAYNIYIPVADDFARKITEGVVKDEYMHLNFGEEWLKANFEASKAELEQANRENLPLVWAMLNQVADDARVLGMEKDALIEDFMITYGEALANIGFSSREVMKLSAQGLAAA, from the coding sequence ATGGCTATGCAATCCTTAGAGACTGAAACCATCTTTGACTATCAGTCTGAGAGCTATAAAGACGCCTACAGCCGCATCAATGCGATTGTGATTGAGGGTGAGCAGGAGGCCTACGACAACTACCGCAAGCTGGCGGAAAGCCTGCCCGACCATGGCGAGGAACTGCTGCGTTTGGCCAAAATGGAAAACCGCCACATGAAGGGCTTCCAAGCCTGTGGCAAGAATCTCGCTGTCACCCCAGATATGGACTTTGCGCGGGAGTTCTTCGCCCAACTGCACCGCAACTTTCAGCAAGCCTGGGCCGAGGGCAAAATTGTCACCTGCCTGCTGATTCAGTCCTTGATTATCGAAACCTTCGCCATTTCGGCCTACAACATCTATATCCCGGTAGCCGACGACTTTGCCCGCAAAATCACCGAGGGCGTGGTGAAGGACGAATACATGCACCTCAACTTTGGCGAAGAGTGGCTGAAGGCCAACTTTGAAGCCTCCAAAGCCGAACTGGAGCAGGCCAACCGCGAGAATCTGCCCCTGGTGTGGGCCATGCTGAACCAAGTGGCCGACGATGCACGGGTGCTGGGCATGGAAAAGGACGCCCTGATCGAAGACTTCATGATCACCTACGGCGAAGCCCTCGCCAACATCGGCTTCTCCAGCCGCGAAGTGATGAAGCTCTCCGCCCAAGGGCTTGCTGCCGCCTAG
- a CDS encoding long-chain acyl-[acyl-carrier-protein] reductase — protein MFGLIGHLTSLDHAQSVARDLGYPEYADQGIDFWCSAPPQIVDTIRVTSATGQQIEGKYVESCFLPEMLASRRIKAATRKIINAMAHAQKHGIDITALGGFSSIIFENFNLNQIQQVRNVTLEFERFTTGNTHTAYIICQQVKAASAMLGINLSDATVAVCGATGDIGSAVCRWLNARTDIKDLLLVARNQERLQNLQEELGRGTPMDLDSALPKADIVVWVASMPKGVTVDPTTLKRPCLMIDGGYPKNLDQQFSFEGVHVLKGGIVEHSLDIDWKIMSIVNMDVPARQLFACFAEAMLLDFEKWYTNFSWGRNQITLDKMDMIGQASVKHGFRPLLDLNRQPLTAQAS, from the coding sequence ATGTTTGGCCTAATCGGACACCTTACTAGCCTCGACCATGCCCAATCCGTCGCTCGTGATCTGGGCTACCCAGAATACGCAGACCAGGGAATTGATTTTTGGTGCAGTGCGCCGCCCCAAATTGTAGACACCATCCGCGTCACCAGCGCCACGGGGCAGCAGATCGAAGGCAAGTATGTGGAGTCCTGCTTTTTGCCGGAGATGTTGGCCTCCCGGCGGATCAAAGCGGCCACCCGCAAAATCATCAACGCCATGGCCCACGCCCAAAAGCACGGCATCGACATTACGGCCCTGGGCGGATTTTCCTCGATTATTTTTGAAAACTTCAACCTGAACCAAATTCAGCAGGTGCGAAACGTCACCCTCGAGTTTGAGCGCTTTACCACGGGCAACACCCACACCGCCTACATCATCTGTCAGCAGGTGAAAGCGGCCTCGGCCATGCTGGGGATTAACCTATCCGACGCCACCGTGGCCGTCTGTGGAGCCACCGGAGACATTGGCAGTGCCGTGTGTCGCTGGCTGAATGCCCGCACGGATATCAAGGATCTGCTGCTCGTCGCCCGCAACCAGGAGCGTTTGCAGAACCTCCAAGAGGAACTGGGCCGGGGGACGCCGATGGATTTGGATTCGGCCCTGCCCAAGGCCGACATTGTGGTGTGGGTGGCCAGTATGCCCAAGGGCGTCACCGTTGACCCCACCACCCTGAAGCGCCCCTGCCTGATGATTGACGGCGGCTATCCCAAAAACCTCGATCAGCAGTTCAGCTTCGAGGGCGTCCACGTCCTCAAGGGCGGCATCGTTGAGCACTCCCTCGACATCGACTGGAAGATCATGAGCATCGTCAACATGGATGTGCCCGCCCGCCAGCTCTTTGCCTGCTTTGCCGAGGCCATGCTGCTGGATTTTGAGAAGTGGTACACCAACTTTTCCTGGGGCCGCAACCAAATCACCCTCGACAAAATGGACATGATCGGCCAAGCCTCGGTGAAACACGGTTTCCGGCCCCTGCTGGATCTCAACCGCCAGCCCCTCACCGCCCAAGCCTCCTAG
- a CDS encoding lysophospholipid acyltransferase family protein — protein sequence MPPTPQTRLHDLGPVLATMAQVAREATQQPAGSLDGRSIADRDPAQIDRMLPFFDWVYHHYFRVKTDGWEHIPTQGPMLIVGSHNGGLAAPDTLMMTYDWLRRFGSQRPSYAIMDPRIWRVSPILGRMGAWMGCLRADSPAAVRALRKKASLLVYPGGARDVFRPHRLRDQICFFGQKGFIKLALREEVPLVPAISYGAHDTLWVLEDFYDLANTWRQQQGWNWPLNLDPGTLPLYLGWPWGVAFGPLPNLPWPKFLHTRVCPPITFPRYGLAAAQDEDYVNTCYEQVCGTMQKELDQLFALYE from the coding sequence ATGCCCCCAACCCCCCAGACCCGTCTCCACGACCTAGGGCCTGTGTTGGCCACGATGGCGCAGGTGGCCAGGGAAGCCACCCAACAGCCAGCGGGGTCGCTGGATGGTCGTTCCATCGCAGATCGCGACCCGGCTCAAATTGACCGGATGCTGCCCTTCTTCGACTGGGTGTATCACCACTACTTTCGGGTCAAAACCGACGGTTGGGAGCACATCCCCACCCAGGGGCCAATGCTGATCGTGGGCTCCCACAACGGCGGATTGGCTGCGCCCGATACCCTGATGATGACCTACGACTGGCTCCGCCGCTTTGGCAGTCAGCGCCCCTCCTACGCCATCATGGATCCTCGCATTTGGCGCGTTTCCCCCATCCTAGGCCGCATGGGAGCCTGGATGGGCTGCCTGCGGGCCGATTCTCCCGCCGCCGTCCGTGCCCTACGAAAAAAAGCCTCGCTGCTGGTCTACCCCGGTGGCGCAAGGGACGTCTTTCGGCCCCATCGCCTGCGCGACCAAATTTGTTTCTTTGGCCAAAAAGGCTTCATCAAACTGGCCCTGCGGGAAGAAGTCCCCCTTGTGCCCGCCATTTCCTACGGTGCCCACGATACCCTCTGGGTGCTGGAAGACTTCTACGATCTGGCCAACACCTGGCGACAACAACAGGGCTGGAACTGGCCCCTAAACCTCGATCCGGGCACCCTTCCCCTCTACCTCGGCTGGCCTTGGGGTGTCGCCTTTGGCCCCCTGCCCAATCTCCCCTGGCCCAAGTTTCTGCACACCCGCGTCTGCCCCCCCATCACCTTTCCCCGCTATGGCCTCGCCGCCGCCCAGGATGAGGATTACGTGAACACCTGCTACGAGCAAGTCTGCGGCACCATGCAGAAGGAACTTGACCAACTCTTCGCCCTTTACGAATAA
- a CDS encoding alpha/beta hydrolase: MTMTNPTLPTAAAGLTEATSVAMAEAIQSVEIQTSLAENPIPTAYALAGTGDAPILLIHGFDSSQLEFRRLWPLLAQSHQTWAVDLLGFGFSDRAQCPQLSPAAIKQHLYAFWQQMIRRPMVLVGASMGGAAAIDFALTYPDAVASLVLIDSAGFAAGPAMGNLMVPPLDSLATGFLRSAWVRRSISKSAYFDKAFVTPDAELCAALHLECPRWKEALIAFTKSGGYNFLDDKIAQITQPTLVIWGKQDRILGTRDAGRFQQALPHSHLVWIDACGHVPHLEKPQDTAEAIQTFLARLCPTRA, encoded by the coding sequence ATGACCATGACCAACCCCACCCTCCCCACCGCTGCCGCTGGCCTCACCGAAGCCACCTCCGTCGCCATGGCCGAGGCGATTCAGTCCGTTGAAATCCAAACCTCCCTGGCGGAAAATCCCATCCCCACGGCCTATGCCCTAGCGGGAACTGGGGACGCCCCCATCCTGCTGATCCACGGGTTCGATAGTTCTCAACTGGAATTTCGGCGGCTGTGGCCCCTGCTGGCCCAATCTCATCAAACCTGGGCGGTGGATTTGCTGGGGTTTGGCTTTAGCGACCGTGCCCAGTGCCCCCAACTTTCCCCAGCGGCGATTAAGCAACACCTCTACGCCTTCTGGCAGCAGATGATCCGGCGTCCGATGGTGCTGGTGGGAGCCTCCATGGGGGGAGCCGCCGCCATCGACTTTGCCCTCACCTACCCCGATGCCGTGGCCTCCCTGGTGTTGATTGACAGCGCGGGCTTTGCCGCTGGCCCCGCCATGGGCAACCTCATGGTGCCACCCTTGGATAGCCTCGCCACAGGCTTTTTGCGCAGCGCCTGGGTGCGTCGCAGCATCAGCAAATCCGCCTATTTTGATAAAGCCTTCGTTACCCCCGACGCCGAACTCTGCGCTGCCCTGCATCTGGAATGCCCCCGATGGAAAGAAGCCCTAATTGCCTTCACCAAAAGCGGCGGCTACAACTTCCTCGACGACAAAATTGCCCAAATTACCCAGCCGACTCTGGTGATTTGGGGCAAGCAGGATCGGATTTTGGGGACTCGCGATGCAGGGCGTTTCCAGCAAGCTCTCCCCCACAGTCATCTGGTGTGGATCGACGCCTGCGGCCATGTGCCCCACCTCGAAAAACCTCAGGACACCGCTGAAGCCATCCAAACCTTCCTAGCCCGCCTCTGCCCCACCCGCGCCTAG
- a CDS encoding nuclease-related domain-containing protein: MSNRSRRAGQNIRELALRRRFKAVASFIGAGLLITLPFLLVEIFNNFFNQIALGNPDQPQTSLDMPLVFYLAFVVAALSLVVNGVFIWQQANRADQGAKGEEEIGRELSSLEHDGWSIEYGMRLGNKLGDADIVCISPRGKAYVIDFKSHKGEVIADGDQLRRRMGKEKYPFEKDFINQVMKQALQVRKQKDLKFVTPILAFSSARVSVPSNKLRNVYIVEKVKLVSFLRSLG; encoded by the coding sequence ATGTCGAACCGATCCCGTCGAGCTGGCCAGAACATACGTGAACTTGCCCTAAGGAGGCGCTTTAAGGCGGTAGCATCCTTCATCGGTGCAGGTTTACTCATTACTTTGCCATTTCTCCTAGTTGAAATTTTCAATAACTTCTTCAACCAAATTGCACTTGGCAATCCCGATCAACCACAGACATCGCTTGATATGCCACTTGTTTTCTACTTGGCATTTGTAGTTGCAGCTCTGAGCCTAGTGGTTAATGGCGTCTTCATATGGCAGCAAGCTAATCGTGCTGACCAAGGTGCTAAGGGAGAAGAGGAGATTGGTCGCGAACTATCTTCCTTAGAACATGATGGGTGGAGCATTGAGTATGGAATGCGTTTAGGTAATAAGCTCGGTGATGCTGATATAGTGTGCATCTCACCTCGGGGCAAAGCCTATGTCATTGATTTTAAATCCCATAAAGGTGAGGTTATAGCTGATGGAGATCAGCTCCGTCGTCGCATGGGGAAAGAAAAATATCCCTTTGAAAAGGATTTCATCAATCAGGTGATGAAGCAAGCTCTACAGGTTCGGAAGCAAAAAGACCTGAAATTTGTTACCCCAATCTTAGCCTTCTCCTCAGCTAGGGTATCTGTACCATCAAATAAGTTGCGTAACGTTTATATAGTTGAAAAGGTGAAATTAGTTTCTTTCTTAAGATCTCTAGGTTGA